The Neurospora crassa OR74A linkage group IV, whole genome shotgun sequence genome has a segment encoding these proteins:
- a CDS encoding glycosyl hydrolase codes for MVAIQWGPLAARTLFFASTHPHRHAVNDNSTYPQVDNSTYAQKAQDAAMALQEWYDLPSGLWNTTGWWNGANCLTVMGDLALADPAIDEAIKIKEIFQTTFYNAQRTSATADKLLGANGKFIAMYKYETIEEEYETIGDELAGKRRSQGFPKFLNNFFDDEGWWGLALVRGWDATGDLFMLTAAQTIYDDMVVNGLDPTCGGGIWWSKDRKYKNAIANELYIALGASLANRESPRKDWYISQTVEAWNWFKQSGLINDKGLINDGLKRTDQGCVNNKMPTWSYNQGVILGGLVELSKATGDQSYLAEAVTIANAALKALQDENGIIREIDRCEPHCGDDGSQFKGVFVRNLAYLHNVAPHDNFRDAILKNADSIWAHNRNSKNQMGISWAGPPEAGKGPTAATHSSAMDVLVGALTAIKK; via the coding sequence ATGGTAGCCATTCAGTGGGGTCCTCTCGCGGCCCGGACTCTCTTTTTCGCATCCACCCATCCTCATCGACATGCGGTGAACGACAACAGCACCTATCCCCAAGTGGACAACAGCACTTATGCCCAAAAGGCGCAAGATGCTGCCATGGCGCTCCAAGAGTGGTATGACCTACCGTCGGGTCTCTGGAACACAACTGGCTGGTGGAACGGCGCCAACTGCCTCACGGTTATGGGCGACTTGGCTTTGGCAGACCCCGCCATCGACGAAGCCATCAAAATAAAGGAAATCTTCCAAACCACCTTCTACAATGCGCAGAGGACAAGCGCGACGGCGGACAAGCTGCTCGGGGCGAACGGAAAGTTTATCGCGATGTACAAGTACGAAACGATAGAGGAAGAATACGAAACGATAGGGGACGAACTAGCAGGAAAACGAAGATCGCAGGGCTTTCCTAAATTCCTCAACAACTTTTTCGACGACGAGGGTTGGTGGGGACTGGCTCTGGTCCGGGGATGGGACGCAACAGGCGATCTCTTTATGCTCACGGCTGCGCAAACCATTTATGATGATATGGTGGTAAATGGCCTCGACCCGACATGCGGAGGAGGCATATGGTGGAGCAAGGACAGGAAATACAAGAACGCCATTGCAAACGAACTATACATCGCCCTAGGCGCCAGTCTCGCCAACCGGGAGTCGCCGAGGAAAGACTGGTACATAAGCCAGACGGTTGAGGCGTGGAACTGGTTCAAGCAGAGCGGCTTGATCAACGACAAGGGCCTCATCAACGACGGGCTGAAGAGGACGGACCAGGGCTGCGTCAACAACAAAATGCCGACGTGGTCGTACAACCAGGGCGTCATCTTGGGCGGCCTGGTGGAGTTGTCCAAGGCGACGGGCGACCAGTCTTATCTGGCCGAAGCCGTCACCATCGCGAATGCAGCACTCAAGGCGCTTCAGGACGAAAACGGCATCATCCGCGAAATCGACCGGTGCGAACCCCACTGTGGCGATGACGGGAGTCAGTTCAAGGGCGTCTTTGTGCGCAATCTGGCCTACCTCCACAACGTAGCGCCGCACGACAACTTCCGGGACGCCATCCTCAAGAACGCCGACTCGATCTGGGCCCACAACCGCAACTCCAAGAACCAGATGGGCATCAGCTGGGCAGGGCCACCCGAGGCAGGCAAGGGGCCGACGGCAGCAACACACAGCTCGGCCATGGATGTGCTGGTGGGCGCGTTGACGGCGATCAAAAAGTAG
- the sub-2 gene encoding submerged protoperithecia-2: MRTVQGSACAFPLPVTTAEIASHGYVLSKQFTQRARGRHVVNQHLTSAIREQCDGQHPSCGRCKELDAPCVYDEPPAPHHRPRSSTTDTPPSDILSRLSALEDRINARGTEASRQHATQDDGDDIDAQEDTRESNGSSSNGPLDPPTMTGLPRSHQENVHVDGMGEVQLTDDGENCTYFGPSSNVALVRQLSLALTRAQSQTSRSRAMPTSATSLASSRYSSLQQPRSESGRQDPLNGGVKAGSRPGHHVPPEPEATNIIHEYFSTIGLFFPVIHQDSFMSTYNDLRKKGFMGARRVWLALLYMIIATVYRTNSPSTPSETSAETSERYFQWAKDLVMPQFLISSSLETVQLLCLMIEYLHGSSQSAQLWTLHSLAVKSALQIGLHSADASRHLTLLEREMRKRTWFLIFMNDNNLSAKFGRPMTIPPSLQKRLEPPLDINEHFPTMYASRAVIATSVDAFKCGVQLSHITCQLVSQLYDDNAGGSSLNHVNTFDTLRLAFDFSWKLSQWHQSVPPDLRPQNLTTETPPPVLESSSSSSSPSIEAQRLRAVLGLRYYGLCTLVERPVLLKFLGFQPEPGHGQGDVDTNVALLRESGVVSLRRCIRACRECIALAKAIVDRWQNQKVLLSGAWWLTAYHAFGASLTLYTVLLIAGTKPSFSNLLSDSELTTVRSALSDAVDLLSRFGENSLVISRCHDCLVNFLRAYDLVVVEQQRQQKQQQESQSTTVAATVQTSRNSDHTSSSQSLPPQGQGQGVHVNVIGDGNGVSLTSSSSSSSSSGGYVGVLGTTLPPNNGDVDYYTGAPLTSIAALGDFTGVPLDFGHWGDPLPYM, encoded by the exons ATGAGGACCGTCCAAGGAAGCGCGTGCGCGTTTCCATTGCCTGTCACAACTGCCGAAATCGCAAGTCACGGGTACGTCCTTTCCAAACAGTTTACACAGAGAGCTCGAGGCAGACATGTGGTCAACCAGCATCTCACATCAGCAATACGGGAACAGTGTGATGGCCAACATCCCAGCTGTGGTCGATGTAAAGAGCTCGACGCACCCTGTGTCTATGACGAGCCACCGGCACCACATCACCGCCCAAGGTCAAGCACCACAGACACTCCTCCTTCGGACATCCTTTCCAGGTTGAGTGCTCTTGAAGACCGAATCAATGCTAGAGGTACTGAAGCCAGCCGTCAACATGCTACCCaggacgacggcgacgacatCGATGCCCAAGAAGACACGCGCGAGTCTAATGGCAGCTCGAGCAATGGACCGCTGGATCCGCCTACGATGACAGGGCTCCCACGTTCACACCAGGAAAATGTCCATGTCGATGGCATGGGCGAGGTTCAACTGACTGATGATGGAGAGAATTGCACATATTTTGGTCCTTCTTCCAATGTTGCCTTGGTACGCCAACTTTCGCTAGCCTTGACTCGGGCTCAAAGCCAAACCTCTCGCTCGCGAGCTATGCCGACCTCTGCAACTTCACTCGCATCTTCAAGGTATTCGTCACTTCAACAGCCGCGTTCAGAGAGCGGACGACAAGATCCCTTAAATGGCGGAGTCAAAGCTGGATCCAGACCTGGCCATCATGTCCCTCCCGAACCAGAAGCCACCAACATCATTCACGAATACTTCAGCACCATAGGCCTTTTCTTCCCCGTCATTCATCAAGACTCATTCATGAGCACCTACAACGACCTGCGGAAGAAAGGGTTCATGGGCGCTCGCCGCGTGTGGCTGGCTCTGCTCTACATGATCATTGCCACCGTGTACCGTACCAATTCTCCCTCTACTCCCTCCGAGACATCGGCCGAAACCTCGGAAAGATACTTTCAGTGGGCCAAGGACCTGGTCATGCCACAGTTCCTGATCTCGTCCAGTTTAGAAACCG TACAACTCCTGTGCCTCATGATCGAGTATCTTCATGGGTCTTCCCAATCAGCCCAGCTCTGGACCTTACACTCGTTGGCCGTCAAGTCCGCTTTGCAAATTGGGTTGCACTCAGCCGATGCCTCTCGACACTTGACCCTTCTCGAGCGTGAGATGCGTAAGCGAACGTGGTTCTTGATTTTTATGAACGATAACAACCTGAGCGCCAAATTCGGTCGGCCCATGACcatccctccctctcttcaGAAACGACTGGAACCCCCACTAGACATCAACGAACATTTTCCCACCATGTACGCAAGCCGAGCCGTTATCGCCACGAGCGTAGATGCCTTTAAATGCGGTGTCCAACTCTCACATATCACATGTCAATTGGTATCCCAGCTATACGACGACAACGCAGGCGGCAGCTCCCTCAACCACGTCAACACCTTCGACACCCTTCGTTTGGCCTTTGATTTCTCATGGAAGTTATCCCAATGGCACCAGTCTGTACCACCAGACTTACGGCCTCAAAACCTAACTACGgaaactcctcctcctgtccttgaatcatcatcatcatcatcatcaccaagcaTCGAAGCCCAACGTCTAAGAGCCGTTCTCGGCCTTCGGTACTACGGTTTATGCACCCTGGTCGAGCGTCCAGTTCTGCTAAAGTTTCTCGGATTCCAGCCGGAACCTGGGCATGGGCAGGGTGACGTCGACACGAACGTGGCACTACTGCGCGAGTCCGGTGTAGTATCCCTGCGGAGATGTATACGTGCCTGCAGAGAATGTATAGCGCTTGCAAAAGCGATTGTGGACCGGTGGCAGAACCAGAAGGTGCTGCTTTCGGGAGCTTGGTGGTTGACTGCTTATCATG CTTTCGGCGCCTCCCTAACTCTCTACACCGTCCTCCTTATTGCCGGCACAaagccctccttctccaacctcCTCAGTGACTCCGAACTCACCACGGTGCGCTCCGCCCTCAGCGACGCCGTCGACTTACTCTCCCGCTTCGGCGAAAACAGCCTCGTCATTTCGCGGTGCCACGATTGTCTGGTGAACTTTCTGCGTGCTTATGACTTGGTTGTGgtggagcagcagcggcagcagaagCAACAACAGGAATCACAATCGACAACAGTAGCAGCAACTGTGCAGACCAGTAGAAACTCTGATcacacttcttcttctcaatcGTTGCCGCCGCAGGGGCAAGGGCAGGGGGTGCATGTGAATGTGATAGGGGATGGTAACGGCGTGTCAttgacgtcgtcgtcgtcgtcgtcgtcgtcgtcgggggGGTATGTTGGAGTCTTGGGGACCACGCTCCCCCCGAATAATGGTGATGTAGATTATTACACCGGCGCTCCCTTGACTAGTATCGCCGCTTTGGGTGATTTTACTGGCGTTCCTTTGGACTTTGGCCACTGGGGGGATCCGCTGCCTTATATGTAA
- the cao-1 gene encoding carotenoid oxygenase 1 has product MAEYVFSDAPKDSHGNGVKDAVPGKQPEELPPAPRYFQGENTAGFMRPVRFEGDITNLEVVGEIPKSIEGTFYRVMPEPHLPSFIPNDPWFNGDGNISGFYFKDGHVDLKQRYVRTEKFVREAEARRSLLGKYRNRYTDLVEFKIRSTANTNIVYWRGQLLALKEDSPPYAMDPETLETFGVYDFDGQLPSLTFTAHPKFDPVTREMVCFGYEAKGDGTRDICYYSFGPDGKIAETVWLVSPVCGMIHDFAVTENFVIFPIIPLVCDVERMKQGGDHWQWDYSIPMYIGVLPRRGAQGSDVKWFEAPHGFAGHVANAFEDDKGHIQLQMAYAKDNVFFWWPDANGKGPRPGEVEAHFANFVLDYQSDKLPLAEPTYLVDDDMEFPRIDDRVATRKHKHTFFCIFDRKPGVTDFEFVMPRAGGGAPMSNGLAHLNHETGDIQRYLPGPRKLTGECIFIPRNSEAAEGDGYVMVLLANYEDMCSELAVLDTKDLTNEVALIKLPVRLRPGLHGNWVDKSDVDGHPAPL; this is encoded by the exons ATGGCTGAATACGTCTTCTCCGATGCGCCCAAAGACAGCCATGGCAATGGTGTCAAGGACGCGGTCCCTGGAAAACAACCGGAAGAGCTTCCACCGGCGCCGAGGTACTTTCAAGGCGAGAACACAGCGGGTTTCATGAGACCGGTCCGATTCGAAGGCGACATAACCAATTTGGAGGTAGTCGGAGAAATCCCCAAGAGCATAGAGGGCACCTTCTATCGTGTCATGCCGGAACCACACTTGCCATCTTTCATTCCCAATGATCCGTGGTTCAATGGCGACGGCAACATCAGTGGCTTCTACTTCAAGGATGGCCATGTCGACCTCAAGCAGCGTTATGTGCGGACCGAGAAGTTCGTCCGTGAGGCAGAAGCACGCCGATCCCTGCTGG GCAAATACAGAAACAGATACACCGACCTAGTCGAGTTCAAGATCCGGTCAACTGCCAACACTAACATTGTCTACTGGCGTGGCCAGCTTCTCGCACTCAAGGAGGACTCACCGCCCTACGCCATGGACCCCGAGACGCTCGAGACGTTTGGCGTCTATGACTTTGACGGGCAGCTCCCGAGCCTCACGTTCACAGCACACCCCAAGTTCGATCCGGTGACGCGGGAGATGGTGTGCTTCGGATACGAGGCCAAGGGAGACGGCACCCGTGACATCTGCTACTACAGTTTCGGACCCGACGGCAAGATCGCCGAGACAGTCTGGCTGGTGAGCCCGGTGTGCGGCATGATCCACGACTTTGCCGTCACCGAGAACTTTGTCATTTTCCCCATCATACCCCTCGTGTGCGATGTAGAGCGCATGAAACAAGGCGGCGACCATTGGCAGTGGGACTACAGCATTCCCATGTATATCGGAGTCTTGCCGCGCAGAGGAGCTCAGGGCAGCGATGTCAAGTGGTTTGAGGCGCCGCATGGATTCGCCGGCCACGTTGCAAACGCATTCGAGGACGACAAGGGCCACATCCAGCTCCAGATGGCCTACGCCAAGGACAACGTCTTCTTCTGGTGGCCAGACGCGAACGGCAAGGGGCCCAGGCCGGGCGAGGTGGAAGCGCACTTTGCCAATTTCGTGCTCGACTACCAGTCAGACAAGCTTCCGCTGGCAGAGCCGACATATCTGGTGGACGACGACATGGAGTTTCCGCGTATTGATGACCGCGTGGCGACGCGAAAGCACAAGCACACCTTCTTCTGCATCTTCGACCGCAAGCCCGGGGTGACTGACTTTGAGTTTGTCATGCCGCGCGCAGGAGGGGGCGCGCCCATGTCGAACGGCCTCGCTCACTTGAACCACGAGACGGGGGACATTCAGCGGTACCTTCCCGGACCGCGCAAGCTCACGGGCGAGTGCATATTCATCCCGCGCAACTcagaggcggcggagggcgATGGATATGTGATGGTGTTGCTGGCCAACTACGAGGACATGTGCAGCGAGCTCGCCGTGTTGGACACCAAGGACTTGACCAACGAGGTGGCCCTCATCAAGTTGCCGGTACGGTTGAGGCCGGGTCTGCACGGTAACTGGGTCGACAAGTCGGATGTTGATGGACACCCGGCGCCTCTTTGA